From a single Actinomyces viscosus genomic region:
- a CDS encoding DEAD/DEAH box helicase: MSQSRIAEILDGLYFEAKTQRGKGTSFERLVRQFLLTDPRYAERFDEVWMWSDWPDRGTRPDHGIDLVARERETGELCAVQCKFYDPQTGVITKNDVDSFLAESGTGEFTSRLFVSTTERWNSAAEETVSRQAIPVSRVGLEDLFNSTIDWDSFSLETPEVMVRTGGKSLREHQKRALDAVTTGLSTADRGKLIMACGTGKTFTSLRIAEAMAGSGGRVLFLVPSIALLSQTLMEWSAESEVPLRSFAVCSDAKVGKGRKRTSLSEDISVVDLAIPATTDGAALANRLTRRPAPVNGTAPMTVVFSTYQSIEAVAQAQELGAPGFDLVICDEAHRTTGATALGTDESAFVRVHNDDYIHASKRLYMTATPRIYDDTTKARAGQKNAILASMDDVETYGEELFRLGFGEAVSRSLLTDYKVLVLTVSEDQIADQMQSSLAQDGQLTLDDAARIVGCWNALAKRSVDTADYGKDIQPMRTAVAFARDIKTSKRFASSFRNVAEDYRLTLTDEPEVPELPDDTDGVDSDTPSQKRLGSVEVRHVDGSMNIMERTSLLSWLSGDLGRPAPTRQASSASEPEETSVSCRILSNARCLSEGVDVPALDAVMFLSPRKSQVDIVQSVGRVMRLAPGKQYGYIILPVAIPSGMSPEDVLSDNDTFRVVWEVLQALRAHDERFDAMVNKIDLNQSKPDKIAIIDPFGAAATDDRDSSSAPAPQQAAFDLGALGKWREAIYARLVQKVGSRRYWEQWAKDVAAIAARHRTRLVKRVQDPEVAGEFELFLAALRANLNDSITSESAIDMLSQHLVTKPVFDAVFDGYDFAAENPVAQVMGRMLRVLDGSNLEAETEELEGFYESVRERCTGIDNAAGKQRVITELYERFFSLAFSKTAKSLGIVYTPVEIVDFILRSVDWLARTHLGRGITDEGVHVLDPFTGTGTFIVRLLQSGLISTADLARKYASELHANEILLLAYYIAAANIEVTYRDLVRDDAPPNSADNGGPTDPAQAGYTPFDGIVLTDTFQMTEDGDTLDQSMFVANNERATAQLELKSIQVIVGNPPYSVGQESANDNNANQHYPSLDAKIEATYAARSTGTNKNSLYDSYLRAIRWASDRLGDAGVIGFVTNGGFIDGNTADGVRLTLAEEFSHLYVYNLRGNQRTAGELSRREGGKVFDSGSRATVAVTFLVKDPAHEGAAVLHYRDIGDYLSREDKLRIVEESQIDTLEWETITPNAQGDWINQRDPSYESWQSIGEGQEPVFTSYTRGAETGRDAWVYNFSLPGLRDSAQRLIETYNEERERVHRTRAADLKARAKVRDLVTNDEMRIKWTSGLYSDLAKNRVITYDAGATYCGLYRPFCKQWLNASDGIIHRPAVLRRYFPTPGHDNMGFYVVGTGSDKPFSCMATDQPPDLAFWGSSNGQFFPRWTWEPVGGRHAAEAGMLDLSGGEDAGESGVAVGQEDEALGGYRRVDNITDATLRSYQSAYGPEVTKDDVFYYVYALLHSPEYRRRYGADLKKSLPHIPLVAGWEDFVAFTTAGRGLADLHLDYETVEPMPLSLVVDGEDVPWDLRETISPSLLHVDKMRYARVRRDGRLQDDKTSIVYNEHVTISGIPAQAQDYLLGSRSGLDWLLDRYHVSTHKASGIVNDPNDWMAEGAGGGPTASAQPRYLLDLIARITTVSVQTQEIVSSLPSLDVLPAGNHTK, from the coding sequence GTGAGTCAGTCGCGCATCGCAGAGATTCTGGACGGCCTGTACTTCGAGGCGAAGACGCAGCGGGGCAAGGGCACGAGCTTCGAGCGCCTGGTGCGCCAGTTCCTTCTCACGGATCCGCGCTACGCCGAGCGCTTCGACGAGGTGTGGATGTGGAGCGACTGGCCGGACCGGGGTACGCGCCCGGACCACGGCATCGACCTGGTGGCCCGCGAGCGCGAGACCGGCGAGCTGTGCGCCGTCCAGTGCAAGTTCTATGACCCGCAGACGGGAGTCATCACCAAGAACGACGTCGACTCCTTCCTGGCAGAGTCGGGGACGGGCGAGTTCACCTCCCGGCTCTTTGTGTCCACCACGGAGCGCTGGAACTCGGCTGCGGAGGAGACGGTGTCCCGTCAGGCTATCCCGGTCTCCCGGGTCGGCCTGGAGGACCTGTTCAACTCCACGATCGACTGGGACTCCTTCAGCCTGGAGACCCCCGAAGTCATGGTTCGCACCGGCGGCAAGAGCCTGCGCGAGCACCAGAAGCGGGCCCTGGACGCGGTGACCACGGGACTGTCCACGGCGGACCGGGGCAAGCTCATCATGGCCTGCGGCACCGGTAAGACCTTCACGTCCCTGCGCATTGCAGAGGCCATGGCGGGCTCCGGCGGCCGGGTCCTGTTCCTCGTGCCCTCCATCGCGCTGCTGTCTCAGACGCTCATGGAGTGGAGTGCCGAGTCGGAGGTGCCGCTGCGCTCCTTCGCGGTCTGCTCGGATGCGAAGGTCGGCAAGGGGCGCAAGCGCACGAGTCTGAGCGAGGACATCTCGGTGGTGGACCTGGCGATCCCGGCCACCACGGACGGCGCGGCACTCGCCAACCGTCTGACGCGTCGCCCCGCCCCGGTCAACGGGACAGCCCCGATGACGGTGGTCTTTTCCACCTACCAGTCGATCGAAGCCGTCGCCCAGGCCCAGGAACTCGGCGCCCCCGGCTTCGACCTGGTCATCTGCGACGAAGCCCATCGCACGACCGGCGCCACCGCTTTGGGCACGGATGAGTCCGCTTTCGTCCGCGTCCACAACGACGACTACATCCACGCCTCCAAGCGCCTCTACATGACGGCGACTCCCCGTATCTATGACGACACAACCAAGGCGCGCGCCGGTCAGAAGAACGCGATCCTCGCCTCCATGGACGACGTCGAGACCTACGGTGAGGAGCTTTTCCGCCTGGGCTTCGGTGAGGCGGTCTCCCGTAGCCTCCTGACCGACTACAAGGTCCTGGTCCTCACGGTCTCAGAGGACCAGATCGCCGATCAGATGCAGTCCTCCCTGGCTCAGGACGGCCAGCTCACGCTCGACGACGCCGCCCGGATCGTCGGCTGCTGGAACGCCTTAGCCAAGCGCAGTGTGGATACGGCCGACTACGGCAAGGACATCCAGCCGATGCGCACGGCGGTGGCCTTCGCCCGCGATATCAAGACCTCGAAGCGCTTCGCCTCGTCCTTCAGGAACGTGGCCGAGGACTACCGGCTCACGCTCACCGACGAACCCGAGGTGCCTGAACTGCCCGACGACACGGACGGCGTCGACTCCGATACCCCGTCTCAGAAGCGGCTGGGATCCGTGGAAGTTCGCCACGTAGACGGCTCCATGAACATCATGGAGCGCACCAGTCTGCTGTCCTGGCTCTCGGGCGATCTGGGCCGGCCGGCGCCGACCCGGCAGGCATCGTCGGCATCGGAGCCGGAGGAGACATCCGTGTCCTGCCGAATCCTGTCCAACGCCCGGTGCCTGTCCGAGGGTGTGGACGTCCCGGCCCTGGACGCGGTCATGTTCCTGTCCCCGCGCAAGTCCCAGGTGGACATCGTCCAGTCCGTGGGGCGGGTGATGCGCCTAGCGCCGGGCAAGCAATACGGCTACATCATCCTGCCGGTGGCGATCCCCTCGGGAATGTCGCCCGAGGACGTTCTGTCTGACAATGACACCTTCCGGGTGGTGTGGGAGGTGCTTCAGGCGCTGCGCGCGCACGACGAGCGCTTCGACGCCATGGTCAACAAGATCGATCTCAACCAGTCCAAGCCGGACAAGATCGCCATCATCGACCCCTTCGGGGCTGCTGCCACCGACGACAGAGACTCCTCCAGCGCCCCGGCACCTCAGCAAGCGGCCTTCGACCTGGGGGCGCTCGGCAAGTGGCGGGAGGCGATCTACGCCCGCCTGGTCCAGAAGGTCGGTTCGCGGCGCTACTGGGAGCAGTGGGCCAAGGACGTGGCCGCGATCGCGGCCCGTCACCGTACGCGCCTGGTCAAGCGGGTGCAGGACCCGGAGGTGGCGGGCGAGTTCGAGCTCTTCCTGGCGGCCCTGCGCGCCAATCTCAACGACTCGATCACCTCGGAGTCCGCGATCGACATGCTCTCCCAGCACCTGGTGACCAAGCCGGTCTTCGACGCGGTCTTCGACGGCTACGACTTCGCGGCCGAGAACCCGGTGGCGCAGGTGATGGGCCGGATGCTCCGGGTACTGGACGGCTCCAACCTGGAGGCGGAGACCGAGGAGCTGGAAGGCTTCTACGAGTCGGTTCGCGAGCGCTGCACCGGGATCGACAACGCTGCGGGCAAGCAGCGGGTCATCACCGAGCTCTACGAGAGGTTCTTCTCCCTGGCCTTTTCCAAGACGGCCAAGTCGCTGGGGATCGTCTACACGCCGGTGGAGATCGTCGACTTCATCCTGCGCAGCGTGGACTGGCTGGCCCGCACCCACCTGGGGCGCGGTATCACCGATGAGGGCGTGCACGTGCTCGACCCCTTCACCGGGACGGGAACCTTCATCGTCCGGCTCCTGCAGTCCGGCCTCATCAGCACGGCCGACCTGGCGCGCAAGTACGCCAGCGAGCTGCACGCCAACGAGATCCTGCTGCTGGCCTACTACATCGCGGCGGCGAATATCGAGGTGACCTACCGTGACCTCGTGCGCGACGACGCACCGCCGAACAGCGCGGATAACGGTGGTCCCACGGATCCTGCGCAGGCCGGATACACGCCCTTCGACGGGATCGTCCTGACCGACACCTTCCAGATGACCGAGGACGGGGACACGCTGGATCAGAGCATGTTCGTGGCCAACAACGAGCGGGCCACGGCTCAGCTGGAGCTGAAGAGCATCCAGGTCATCGTCGGTAATCCGCCCTACTCGGTGGGGCAGGAATCCGCCAATGACAACAACGCCAACCAGCACTACCCATCCCTGGACGCCAAGATCGAGGCGACCTACGCGGCCCGCTCCACGGGCACCAACAAGAACTCCCTGTACGACTCCTATCTTCGGGCCATCCGCTGGGCCTCGGACCGCCTCGGGGATGCCGGGGTCATCGGTTTCGTCACCAACGGCGGCTTCATCGACGGCAACACGGCCGACGGCGTGCGCCTCACCCTGGCCGAGGAGTTCTCCCATCTCTACGTTTACAACTTGCGGGGTAACCAACGCACCGCCGGCGAGCTTTCTCGGCGTGAGGGAGGCAAGGTCTTCGATTCGGGTTCTCGCGCGACCGTGGCCGTCACCTTCCTCGTCAAGGACCCGGCGCACGAGGGTGCGGCTGTGCTGCACTACCGGGATATCGGCGACTACCTGTCCCGTGAGGACAAGCTGCGGATCGTCGAGGAGTCTCAGATCGACACCCTGGAGTGGGAGACCATCACCCCGAACGCCCAGGGAGACTGGATCAATCAGCGCGACCCGAGCTACGAGTCCTGGCAGTCCATCGGTGAGGGGCAAGAGCCAGTCTTCACCTCATACACTCGTGGCGCCGAAACTGGGCGCGACGCCTGGGTCTACAACTTCTCACTGCCAGGCCTGCGCGACTCGGCGCAGCGGCTCATTGAGACGTACAACGAGGAGCGCGAGCGCGTCCACCGCACCCGGGCGGCTGACCTGAAGGCCCGGGCGAAGGTGCGTGATCTTGTCACGAATGACGAGATGCGGATCAAGTGGACGTCAGGCCTCTACAGCGACCTGGCAAAGAACCGCGTCATCACCTATGACGCGGGAGCTACCTACTGCGGCTTGTACCGCCCCTTCTGCAAGCAGTGGCTCAACGCCTCCGACGGCATCATCCACCGTCCCGCTGTTTTGCGTCGCTACTTCCCGACTCCCGGGCACGACAATATGGGTTTCTACGTCGTGGGGACAGGCTCGGACAAACCGTTCTCATGCATGGCGACGGATCAGCCACCAGATCTTGCTTTCTGGGGATCGAGCAACGGCCAGTTCTTTCCCCGGTGGACGTGGGAGCCGGTCGGGGGCCGTCATGCGGCCGAGGCGGGCATGCTGGACCTGTCGGGTGGCGAGGATGCGGGGGAGTCCGGCGTCGCCGTCGGGCAGGAGGACGAGGCGCTGGGCGGCTACCGCAGGGTGGACAACATCACCGACGCCACCCTGCGCAGCTACCAGTCCGCCTACGGGCCGGAGGTCACCAAGGATGACGTCTTCTACTACGTGTACGCGCTCCTGCACTCCCCCGAGTACCGGAGGCGGTACGGGGCGGACCTGAAGAAGTCGCTGCCGCATATCCCGCTGGTGGCCGGCTGGGAGGACTTCGTCGCCTTCACCACCGCCGGGCGCGGCCTGGCGGACCTGCACCTGGACTACGAGACCGTGGAGCCGATGCCGCTGAGCCTCGTCGTCGACGGGGAGGACGTGCCCTGGGACCTGCGTGAGACGATCTCACCCAGCCTGCTGCACGTGGACAAGATGCGCTACGCCCGGGTGAGGCGGGACGGCAGGCTCCAGGACGACAAGACCTCGATCGTCTACAACGAGCATGTGACGATCTCCGGTATTCCCGCCCAGGCGCAGGACTACCTGCTGGGGTCGCGCAGCGGCCTGGACTGGCTGCTGGACCGCTACCACGTGAGCACCCACAAGGCCTCCGGGATCGTCAATGACCCCAATGACTGGATGGCCGAGGGCGCGGGCGGCGGCCCCACGGCCTCGGCGCAGCCCCGCTACCTCCTGGACCTCATCGCCCGCATCACCACCGTCTCCGTCCAAACCCAGGAGATCGTGAGCTCCCTGCCGTCGCTTGACGTGTTGCCAGCAGGAAATCACACAAAATGA
- a CDS encoding ABC transporter permease, with the protein MIAERGAFPVVLGLEARKLARAMVTRVATLAGLVLVTVATAGGYAAAMHAGDTDLGRKAASMVTSPGWDGYTALGATSVSATTLLAVGVVMSWSVGREFTDGTMVGLFAVPPTLRSIAAAKMVATLSWAALLGLGEAALLTTAGLLLGLGPAGTAGCFAVLALIAVLLSASVLPVMWAATRWRGYLAGIGFTLAILVITNLAAGFGLGSCIPWSIPIVWAARRTEVGTPLLAVPVMTAAIGAWITYRSWDRLQLGAD; encoded by the coding sequence ATGATCGCCGAACGTGGAGCTTTCCCGGTTGTTCTCGGTCTTGAGGCTCGCAAGCTGGCCCGGGCGATGGTGACGCGCGTGGCGACGCTCGCCGGCCTGGTCCTCGTCACGGTCGCTACCGCCGGTGGGTACGCCGCCGCGATGCACGCCGGCGATACCGATCTGGGGAGGAAGGCGGCATCCATGGTGACCTCACCCGGCTGGGACGGTTATACCGCCCTGGGGGCCACGAGCGTGAGCGCAACGACGCTCCTGGCGGTGGGTGTGGTGATGTCGTGGAGCGTCGGCCGGGAGTTCACCGACGGCACCATGGTGGGGCTGTTCGCCGTTCCACCGACTTTGCGCAGCATTGCCGCGGCGAAGATGGTGGCGACCCTGAGCTGGGCGGCACTGCTGGGACTCGGCGAGGCGGCACTACTGACGACGGCGGGGCTGCTGCTCGGCCTGGGGCCGGCAGGGACGGCCGGCTGCTTCGCGGTGCTGGCGCTCATCGCCGTCCTGCTCAGCGCGAGTGTCCTGCCGGTCATGTGGGCGGCGACCCGCTGGCGCGGCTATCTGGCAGGGATCGGGTTCACGCTGGCGATCCTGGTCATCACCAATCTGGCCGCAGGGTTCGGGCTCGGCTCCTGCATCCCGTGGTCCATCCCGATCGTATGGGCCGCGCGCCGGACGGAGGTCGGCACGCCGTTGCTGGCGGTTCCGGTGATGACCGCCGCGATCGGCGCCTGGATCACCTACCGGTCCTGGGATCGGCTGCAGCTGGGCGCTGACTGA